A genome region from Ignavibacteria bacterium includes the following:
- a CDS encoding beta-glucosidase, whose protein sequence is MKRSKGIVLLAVPLLALFLFTGGTPKVKKQKTLVKVDSLLSIMTLDEKIGQMTQVDMDALDDLEDIKTLALGSMLSGGNSEPKDISPEGWANVYDKYQSYALQSRLKIPMIYGIDGVHGHNNVKGAVIFPHNVGLGATNNPGLVEKANHVIAEEIAGTGIDWTFAPCVAVPRNEKWGRTYEGFGETPEITKTMSRASVLGLQGKKLSDGSSILACAKHFAGDGGTMNGKDQGNTVCDEKTFRKLFLPGYAEAIKAGVTTIMVSYSSWNGVKMHQHKYLLTDVLKKELGFKGFLVSDWAAIDQISPDFKEDVELSINAGLDMIMIPNGSQKKNNYKEFIKDLKELVQEGKVPVARIDDAVRRILKVKFDMDLFNHPYTDKALTAKIGSKEHREVARECVRQSLVLLKNSNNTLPISKNLKRIHVSGRGAGDIGMQCGGWTISWQGQLGDVTTGGTTVLQAIKNTVPSTNVTFSKDGSGAEGADLGVVVVGENPYAEMLGDTSDLSLNPEDIKAIEQVKKAGIPVVVVLFSGRPLIIDPVLKYTDAFVAAWLPGTEGQGIADVLFGDYNFTGKLTHSWPKTMSQVPINIGDKNYDPLFKYGFGLHYDKKVTKK, encoded by the coding sequence ATGAAAAGATCAAAAGGAATAGTACTTCTTGCTGTTCCACTACTTGCTTTATTTTTGTTTACCGGAGGCACTCCGAAGGTAAAAAAGCAGAAAACACTGGTGAAAGTGGATTCTCTGCTCTCTATAATGACTTTAGATGAAAAGATCGGACAGATGACACAGGTTGACATGGATGCCCTTGATGACCTGGAAGATATTAAGACACTTGCTTTGGGATCGATGTTAAGCGGCGGAAACTCGGAACCTAAGGACATTTCACCCGAAGGCTGGGCCAATGTTTACGACAAATACCAGTCATATGCACTGCAGAGCCGCCTTAAGATACCGATGATATACGGAATTGACGGCGTTCACGGCCACAATAATGTTAAAGGTGCAGTAATATTTCCTCACAACGTGGGCCTGGGTGCAACAAATAACCCTGGTCTGGTTGAAAAAGCCAATCATGTAATTGCCGAAGAGATCGCTGGAACAGGAATCGACTGGACATTTGCCCCGTGCGTTGCCGTTCCGAGGAACGAAAAGTGGGGACGCACATACGAAGGCTTTGGCGAGACTCCTGAAATTACAAAAACCATGTCGAGGGCTTCAGTACTTGGATTGCAGGGCAAGAAACTTTCAGACGGAAGTTCAATCCTTGCATGCGCAAAGCACTTTGCCGGTGACGGCGGAACGATGAACGGAAAAGATCAGGGAAATACAGTCTGCGACGAAAAGACATTCCGCAAACTCTTCCTCCCCGGTTATGCTGAGGCCATAAAGGCCGGAGTTACAACAATAATGGTTTCCTACAGCAGCTGGAACGGCGTTAAGATGCACCAGCACAAGTACCTCCTTACCGACGTTCTGAAAAAAGAGCTTGGCTTTAAGGGATTCCTCGTTTCAGACTGGGCAGCAATTGACCAGATTTCTCCGGACTTCAAGGAGGACGTTGAGCTTTCAATCAATGCCGGGCTGGATATGATAATGATACCGAACGGCTCACAGAAAAAGAACAACTACAAAGAATTCATTAAAGACTTAAAAGAGCTGGTTCAGGAAGGAAAAGTTCCTGTTGCAAGAATTGATGACGCCGTAAGAAGAATTCTTAAGGTTAAATTCGACATGGATCTGTTCAATCATCCTTACACAGACAAGGCTTTAACGGCAAAGATAGGCTCCAAAGAGCACAGGGAAGTTGCCCGCGAATGCGTAAGGCAGTCGCTTGTTCTTCTTAAGAACTCGAACAATACGCTTCCAATTTCAAAGAACTTAAAGAGAATACACGTTTCCGGAAGAGGCGCTGGTGATATAGGAATGCAGTGCGGCGGCTGGACAATAAGCTGGCAGGGGCAGTTAGGTGACGTTACAACAGGCGGCACAACTGTACTTCAGGCAATAAAGAATACCGTTCCTTCGACAAACGTTACTTTCTCCAAAGACGGTTCAGGCGCCGAAGGAGCCGACCTGGGTGTTGTGGTTGTAGGTGAAAACCCCTATGCAGAAATGCTTGGCGATACAAGCGACCTCAGTCTGAATCCTGAAGACATAAAGGCAATTGAACAGGTTAAAAAAGCCGGTATTCCGGTAGTTGTAGTGCTCTTTTCAGGAAGGCCACTAATAATTGACCCGGTCTTAAAGTATACAGATGCTTTCGTGGCAGCCTGGCTGCCGGGAACTGAGGGGCAGGGAATAGCAGACGTGCTCTTCGGAGACTATAACTTTACAGGCAAGCTGACACACTCATGGCCGAAGACAATGTCGCAGGTTCCGATAAACATCGGGGACAAGAATTACGATCCCCTTTTCAAATACGGTTTTGGGTTACATTATGATAAAAAAGTGACGAAGAAATAA
- a CDS encoding beta-glucosidase produces MKKFLLMSFLSIGLLNVSCKKDEQNPMQPETTSIEKKVEDLLSQMTLEEKIGQMTQAERASVKPEDVRDYFIGSILSGGGSAPQDNSAPGWANMYDGFQTYALKTRLKIPLIYGVDAVHGHNNVKGAVIFPHNIALGCTRNPSLVEKAARITAEEIAATGIDWTFAPCIAVVRNERWGRTYEGFGETPELQAMMAEAAVKGFQGSEFDSPASVLACAKHFVGDGGTTDGHDQGNTVIDEETLRKVHLPGYIAAIKAGVGSIMVSFSSWNGVKMHSHKYLLTDVLKNELGFKGFLVSDWAGIEQLPGDYKTQVATAINAGLDMAMEPGNWKQFITAMKELVQEGRIPMARVDDAVRRILRVKLQMHLFENPYTDKSLIASFGSDAHREVARQCVRESMVLLKNLNNMLPLSKGAKNIIVAGKNANDIGNQCGGWTISWQGQSGNITTGTTILQAIKNTVSAATKVTYSADGSGAQGMDFAIAVIGETPYVEGGGDRTDLRLSAEDIRVVTNLKNAGIPVVTVLVSGRPMIISDIINKTDAFMAAWLPGSEGQGVADILFGDYKPTGKLSHSWPQAMTQIPINAGDKTYEPLFEYGFGLSF; encoded by the coding sequence ATGAAAAAATTCCTTTTAATGTCGTTCCTGTCTATTGGTCTGTTAAACGTTTCGTGCAAAAAAGATGAGCAAAACCCAATGCAGCCTGAAACAACATCAATTGAAAAGAAAGTCGAGGACCTGCTTTCTCAGATGACGCTGGAAGAAAAAATCGGCCAGATGACGCAGGCCGAAAGAGCTTCCGTAAAACCTGAAGATGTGCGCGACTATTTTATCGGCTCTATTCTAAGCGGAGGTGGAAGCGCCCCGCAGGATAACTCAGCCCCGGGCTGGGCAAATATGTATGATGGTTTCCAGACGTACGCTCTTAAGACGCGCCTAAAAATACCTCTTATATATGGAGTTGATGCGGTTCACGGGCACAATAATGTCAAAGGTGCCGTAATATTCCCTCACAACATTGCCCTTGGCTGTACGCGTAACCCATCCCTAGTAGAAAAAGCAGCCAGAATAACTGCCGAGGAGATTGCCGCTACAGGCATAGACTGGACTTTTGCCCCCTGCATTGCAGTAGTAAGAAACGAAAGGTGGGGGCGCACATACGAAGGTTTCGGGGAGACTCCGGAACTCCAGGCAATGATGGCCGAGGCTGCAGTTAAAGGATTTCAGGGAAGCGAGTTTGACAGCCCCGCCTCAGTCCTTGCCTGCGCCAAGCATTTTGTAGGCGACGGCGGAACAACTGACGGGCACGACCAGGGCAATACCGTTATAGATGAAGAAACTTTAAGGAAAGTGCACCTTCCGGGTTACATTGCAGCCATTAAAGCCGGTGTGGGGTCCATTATGGTTTCTTTCAGCAGCTGGAACGGCGTTAAGATGCACTCGCATAAGTACCTTCTTACAGACGTTCTGAAAAATGAGCTGGGATTTAAGGGTTTTCTCGTTTCCGACTGGGCCGGAATTGAACAGCTGCCGGGAGACTATAAAACCCAGGTGGCAACAGCCATTAATGCAGGGCTTGACATGGCAATGGAGCCCGGCAACTGGAAACAGTTTATAACTGCAATGAAGGAACTGGTTCAGGAAGGGAGGATTCCCATGGCAAGAGTAGACGATGCCGTAAGGCGCATTTTAAGGGTAAAACTTCAGATGCACCTGTTTGAAAATCCCTACACGGATAAAAGTTTAATTGCTTCTTTTGGCTCAGACGCCCACAGGGAAGTTGCCAGGCAGTGCGTCCGGGAATCAATGGTATTGTTAAAAAACTTGAACAATATGCTTCCGCTGTCCAAAGGCGCGAAGAATATCATAGTCGCCGGGAAAAACGCCAACGACATCGGCAATCAGTGCGGCGGCTGGACAATAAGCTGGCAGGGGCAGAGCGGAAACATAACAACAGGCACAACAATTCTTCAGGCAATTAAGAATACAGTTTCAGCAGCAACTAAGGTTACTTATTCAGCCGACGGTTCCGGCGCACAGGGAATGGACTTTGCAATTGCTGTAATAGGCGAGACTCCGTATGTTGAAGGCGGGGGCGACCGCACGGACCTCAGGCTTTCAGCCGAAGACATAAGAGTAGTTACAAACCTTAAGAACGCCGGCATTCCCGTTGTTACTGTACTCGTCTCAGGAAGGCCCATGATAATAAGCGACATTATTAATAAAACAGACGCCTTTATGGCAGCCTGGCTGCCGGGGAGTGAGGGGCAGGGCGTTGCAGACATTCTTTTCGGGGACTACAAACCCACGGGCAAGCTTTCACACAGCTGGCCCCAAGCGATGACACAGATTCCGATTAACGCCGGCGACAAGACCTATGAGCCTTTATTTGAATACGGCTTTGGCCTTTCTTTTTAA
- a CDS encoding ROK family protein: protein MAKVDVTLGIDIGGTNTVFGFVDKEGNCLIESSIPTCSNEKADKLFARLYPAVNETFAKISEKCNFIGIGIGAPNANYYKGTVEQPPNLNWGTVNVIEMVKKYYDIPSAITNDANAAAIGEMQFGAARGMKDFIVITLGTGLGSGIVVNGSLVYGHDGFAGEVGHTIYDPEGRHCGCGRQGCLETYASASGIRRTVYELICDTTIESELRGVSFNDLTAKMIYEAAAKGDKLALEAFEFTGKVLGIKLADAVAHTSPEAIILFGGLAASGDLIFEPTKRYMEKYMLNIFKNKVKLLPSALTKGNTAVLGASALIWNELEKTQKS, encoded by the coding sequence ATGGCAAAAGTTGACGTAACTCTTGGGATTGATATTGGCGGGACAAATACGGTTTTCGGTTTTGTAGACAAAGAGGGCAACTGCCTCATTGAGTCCTCAATACCCACATGTTCAAATGAAAAGGCCGACAAGCTTTTTGCAAGGCTTTATCCGGCGGTCAATGAAACTTTTGCAAAGATTTCAGAGAAGTGCAATTTTATAGGCATAGGCATTGGCGCTCCCAATGCCAATTATTATAAAGGAACTGTTGAACAGCCCCCTAACCTGAACTGGGGGACTGTAAACGTAATCGAAATGGTAAAAAAATATTACGACATTCCTTCAGCCATTACAAATGACGCTAACGCCGCGGCAATAGGTGAGATGCAGTTCGGCGCGGCCAGGGGGATGAAGGATTTTATCGTTATTACGCTTGGGACCGGTCTTGGAAGCGGCATAGTGGTAAACGGAAGTCTTGTTTACGGCCACGACGGTTTTGCCGGCGAAGTAGGCCACACGATTTATGACCCTGAGGGGCGGCACTGCGGCTGCGGCAGGCAGGGATGCCTTGAGACCTATGCCTCGGCAAGCGGAATCCGCAGAACCGTCTACGAGCTCATTTGCGACACAACGATTGAAAGTGAGCTTAGAGGTGTAAGTTTTAACGACCTCACGGCTAAAATGATTTATGAAGCCGCAGCAAAAGGGGACAAGCTTGCACTTGAGGCATTTGAGTTTACGGGAAAAGTCCTGGGCATAAAGCTCGCCGATGCAGTAGCTCACACAAGTCCCGAGGCCATAATTCTCTTTGGCGGCCTTGCCGCCTCGGGAGATCTCATTTTTGAACCGACAAAGCGCTACATGGAAAAGTATATGCTTAACATATTCAAGAATAAGGTTAAGCTTCTGCCATCGGCCCTTACAAAAGGCAATACCGCGGTTTTAGGGGCAAGCGCTTTAATCTGGAACGAACTTGAGAAAACTCAGAAAAGCTGA
- the fucP gene encoding L-fucose:H+ symporter permease, with amino-acid sequence MAVSSSTIDVKNLKTVPQPQANYTPALTVLTSLFFMWGFLTCLNDIIIPHLKAVFSLNYTEAMLIQFCFFGAYFLVSLPSGILVEKIGYKKGIIIGLITAGIGCLFFYPAAGLRSYPMFLLALFILAAGITLLQVAANPYVAILGKPETASSRLNLTQAFNSLGTTIAPFFGSLLILSVAVKSADAIAQLSPAELSAYQATEAAAVQVPYLGLAAALFVIAGVFAIFKLPVIEAASAGSADGSGQSLDQNHESAWGYKHLVLGAIGIFVYVGAEVSIGSFLVNYLGQPFVAGLPEAQAGKFVSFYWGGAMIGRFIGSAVQRKIKPGAVLAFNAFVASALVIITMITTGQVAMWSILLIGLFNSIMFPTIFTLAIDGLGKHTGQASGILCMAIVGGALIPLLQGFFADNIGIHHAFFLPAICYLFIAYYGLKGHVPSHLKRA; translated from the coding sequence ATGGCTGTATCGAGTTCCACGATTGACGTTAAAAACCTGAAGACTGTACCCCAGCCTCAGGCTAATTACACACCGGCTCTGACTGTATTAACTTCACTGTTTTTCATGTGGGGTTTTCTGACGTGTCTTAATGACATCATCATTCCCCACCTTAAAGCAGTATTTTCACTGAACTACACTGAAGCAATGCTGATACAGTTCTGCTTCTTTGGGGCATATTTCCTTGTTTCACTGCCTTCAGGAATCCTTGTTGAAAAAATCGGTTATAAAAAAGGAATTATTATAGGCTTAATAACAGCAGGAATCGGCTGCCTGTTCTTTTATCCTGCTGCCGGCCTCAGATCTTATCCAATGTTCCTCCTGGCACTTTTTATTCTTGCCGCCGGAATAACACTTCTTCAGGTAGCTGCAAACCCTTACGTTGCAATACTTGGAAAGCCTGAGACAGCTTCAAGCCGTCTTAACCTGACACAGGCTTTTAATTCTCTCGGCACCACAATAGCACCTTTCTTTGGTTCTCTTTTAATACTTTCGGTTGCAGTTAAAAGTGCCGATGCTATTGCCCAATTAAGCCCGGCAGAACTTTCGGCTTATCAGGCAACAGAAGCCGCCGCTGTACAGGTGCCTTATTTAGGCCTGGCTGCAGCCTTGTTCGTGATAGCAGGCGTATTTGCAATATTCAAGCTTCCTGTAATTGAAGCCGCCAGTGCAGGTTCGGCAGACGGAAGCGGCCAGAGCCTCGATCAGAATCATGAAAGTGCATGGGGCTACAAGCACCTGGTCTTAGGCGCAATAGGAATTTTTGTTTACGTAGGAGCTGAAGTTTCAATAGGAAGCTTTTTAGTAAACTATCTCGGACAGCCTTTTGTTGCAGGACTTCCGGAAGCACAGGCAGGAAAATTTGTTTCATTTTACTGGGGCGGCGCAATGATAGGGCGCTTTATAGGTTCAGCCGTCCAGAGAAAGATTAAGCCGGGAGCAGTACTTGCATTTAATGCTTTTGTTGCCTCTGCTTTGGTTATAATTACCATGATTACAACAGGGCAGGTTGCAATGTGGTCAATTCTTTTAATAGGTCTTTTCAATTCCATCATGTTCCCGACAATCTTCACTCTTGCAATTGACGGCCTCGGAAAGCATACCGGACAGGCCTCGGGCATTCTTTGCATGGCAATTGTAGGCGGCGCGCTCATTCCTCTTTTGCAGGGTTTCTTTGCTGACAATATCGGCATTCACCATGCATTCTTCCTGCCAGCAATCTGCTACCTGTTCATAGCTTACTATGGACTTAAAGGCCACGTTCCTTCCCACTTAAAGAGGGCTTAA
- a CDS encoding glycoside hydrolase family 125 protein yields the protein MTTRREFIKKTALIAGALGSSGFSFPFIGKSYSKEEFSFESKRPPLKERKFRSEAVEEKISSLKTKIKDREISWLFENCFPNTLDTTVESGRFEGKPDTFVITGDIHAMWLRDSSAQVWPYLPLIKDDAPLKEMIAGLINRQARCILLDPYANAFNFGPTGSEWAKDLTDMKPELHERKWEIDSLCYPIRLSYGYWKNSRDASIFDAKWQQAMKLIVKTFREQQRKKGNGPYSFQRVTSSLYDTVAMNGWGNPTKKVGLIHSMFRPSDDCCMYPFLIPSNMFAAVSLDQLYEIFSTELKDRAFAEECRSFSAELSEAIEMYAKAEHLNYGSLYCYEADGFGNRLFMDDANVPSLLSIPYLGYRKKDDPLYINTRAFVLSADNPYFFKGTAGEGIGGPHCGMDQIWPLGITMRALTSPEDREILYCLKMLKATHAQTGFMHESFNKDNASKFTRKWFAWANTLFGELIIQLYNERPHILDSVI from the coding sequence ATGACCACAAGACGGGAATTTATTAAAAAAACAGCTTTAATAGCAGGGGCACTTGGCAGCTCAGGCTTCAGCTTTCCTTTTATTGGGAAATCTTATTCCAAGGAAGAGTTTTCCTTTGAAAGCAAAAGGCCTCCTCTAAAAGAAAGGAAATTCAGGAGTGAAGCCGTTGAGGAAAAAATTTCCAGCCTGAAGACTAAAATTAAGGACAGGGAAATCTCCTGGCTTTTTGAGAACTGTTTCCCCAATACGCTGGATACAACGGTGGAATCGGGCCGGTTTGAGGGTAAGCCTGACACATTTGTTATAACAGGCGACATACATGCCATGTGGCTAAGGGATTCATCGGCCCAGGTATGGCCTTATCTGCCTTTAATTAAGGATGACGCCCCTTTGAAAGAGATGATTGCAGGGCTGATAAACCGCCAGGCAAGGTGCATACTTCTGGATCCTTATGCCAATGCGTTCAATTTCGGGCCGACAGGAAGCGAATGGGCAAAGGACCTGACAGATATGAAGCCCGAGCTGCACGAAAGGAAGTGGGAAATTGATTCCTTGTGCTACCCCATACGTCTTTCGTACGGATACTGGAAAAATTCCCGGGACGCATCCATCTTTGATGCAAAGTGGCAGCAGGCGATGAAGCTTATAGTTAAGACGTTCCGTGAGCAGCAGCGTAAAAAAGGGAACGGGCCTTATTCTTTCCAGAGGGTTACAAGCTCGCTTTATGACACCGTGGCGATGAACGGGTGGGGAAATCCCACAAAGAAGGTGGGACTGATACACTCCATGTTCAGGCCTTCGGATGACTGCTGCATGTACCCGTTTTTAATTCCTTCAAACATGTTTGCAGCTGTTTCTTTAGACCAGCTTTATGAAATATTTTCTACAGAGCTTAAGGACAGGGCTTTTGCCGAAGAATGCAGGTCATTTTCAGCGGAGTTAAGTGAAGCAATTGAAATGTACGCAAAGGCGGAACACCTTAACTATGGAAGCCTCTACTGCTACGAGGCAGACGGATTCGGCAACAGGCTTTTTATGGATGACGCCAACGTTCCGAGCCTTCTTTCAATTCCGTATTTGGGATACAGGAAAAAAGACGATCCCTTATATATAAATACGAGGGCATTTGTGCTAAGCGCAGATAACCCATATTTCTTCAAAGGTACGGCTGGCGAAGGCATTGGAGGGCCGCACTGCGGGATGGATCAAATCTGGCCCCTGGGGATTACCATGAGGGCTCTTACCAGCCCGGAGGACAGGGAAATTCTTTATTGCCTTAAGATGCTTAAGGCGACACACGCTCAGACAGGCTTTATGCACGAGTCTTTCAATAAAGATAATGCGTCAAAATTTACAAGAAAATGGTTTGCCTGGGCGAATACACTTTTTGGTGAGCTAATAATCCAGCTGTATAATGAAAGGCCGCACATTCTGGATTCCGTGATTTAG
- a CDS encoding extracellular solute-binding protein, with product MKFEKLFYVIISAVLVVAFILIGYVSSPLIFQARDGSQAKKIYYVDHISSALGKVIGKFNEKYKNQIEVVPINLPFEKFSTNERKELLTRFLRSKSDRIDIFAVDQIWVPRFVKWGIPLEKYISPVQRGNLLGYAMQSCYYNNELIAVPLYIDIALMYYRDDLLRNLPCYEEIKSKLKSSITWDDFIALKDKLPGGAKPYFVFQADDYEGLICSFMEMLAGQGGSIVSGDSIKLNTPEAVMAARLLTDLVHKYHVSPAEVSNLKENPSYKYFIDNNCIFLRGWPGFLRDYKDEMSRKFIYSNLKAVPTPHFAGHKPVSVYGGWNLMISKYSSRIPESVVFINYLMSPEAQKMLYEEGGYLPINTKLYGDKEFLKSHKELNNYRKMLDRGIHRPFLEHYTSISDILSYYLNLAIQNKMPIEEALNKATEKINSKSILLK from the coding sequence GTGAAATTTGAAAAGCTGTTTTATGTAATTATTAGCGCCGTACTGGTTGTCGCTTTTATTCTTATAGGCTACGTTTCATCGCCGCTCATATTTCAGGCCCGCGACGGCTCGCAGGCTAAGAAGATCTATTATGTGGACCATATTTCCTCTGCACTCGGGAAAGTAATAGGCAAATTTAACGAAAAGTACAAAAACCAGATCGAGGTTGTGCCCATTAACCTCCCTTTTGAAAAATTCAGCACAAATGAACGCAAGGAGCTCTTAACCCGCTTCCTCCGCAGCAAAAGTGACAGAATAGACATATTTGCAGTTGACCAGATCTGGGTCCCCCGTTTTGTAAAATGGGGCATACCGCTCGAAAAATATATCTCTCCGGTTCAGAGGGGAAACCTTCTGGGCTACGCAATGCAGTCCTGTTACTATAATAATGAACTTATTGCAGTCCCCTTATATATAGATATAGCTCTTATGTATTACAGGGACGACCTCCTGAGAAACCTCCCCTGCTATGAGGAAATTAAATCCAAACTCAAATCCTCAATAACATGGGACGATTTTATAGCACTTAAGGATAAGCTCCCCGGCGGGGCAAAGCCATACTTCGTTTTTCAGGCCGATGATTACGAGGGACTCATATGCAGCTTTATGGAAATGCTTGCCGGACAGGGAGGATCAATCGTCTCAGGAGACTCTATAAAATTAAATACTCCTGAGGCCGTTATGGCGGCACGGCTTCTGACTGACCTGGTACACAAATACCATGTTTCCCCGGCTGAAGTCTCCAACCTGAAGGAAAATCCGAGCTACAAATATTTTATCGATAATAACTGCATCTTTTTGCGCGGCTGGCCCGGGTTCTTAAGGGACTATAAGGATGAGATGAGCCGCAAATTTATCTATAGCAATCTTAAAGCGGTTCCAACACCCCACTTTGCAGGGCATAAACCTGTCTCGGTCTACGGGGGGTGGAATCTTATGATTTCAAAATACTCTTCCAGAATACCAGAATCGGTTGTCTTCATCAATTACCTTATGAGCCCCGAGGCGCAAAAAATGCTCTATGAAGAGGGGGGATATCTGCCTATAAACACAAAATTGTATGGCGATAAGGAATTCCTGAAGTCCCACAAAGAACTGAATAATTACAGGAAAATGCTGGACCGTGGAATCCACAGGCCTTTTCTCGAACACTATACGAGCATTTCTGATATTCTCTCTTACTATCTTAATCTTGCCATCCAGAATAAAATGCCCATTGAAGAGGCGCTGAATAAGGCAACAGAAAAAATTAATTCAAAAAGCATTCTGCTCAAGTGA
- a CDS encoding ATP-binding protein, protein MSKVKLLEKFKEYHFEFRHLTVLFIILFAFQLILSFINKSSINGFLSNTQKWYQKDSAEKLANLTTTSFELLLESINPKENLDEDEISRITQSFDIIFSQQVLQHNIEEICVIVNKGKQVYAIDDGKVLFSFLFKNSDPPASKISHKEAIAMYDSAKEELVSKEQIYSTVTDKQTFNTFVPFVLRGEVIGALYIKNTPDFSLITNQIISSFDETSVIYLSLILLGLLAMYFISSYTVRERDEAQKLLFEAHETNLKKQINYEKELLFTKRIYHTHHKAEKVMGFIKDDLRQLSPDNTSDIKYRVSKYSNFVSRVIYDMKWYDPPVQTIRNQLFRTKLNEVVRFIVDNIFLRTSTRSNAFDFKLELDENLPVIGINEFVVWEILEPLMQNSVEHGGSEFITITVTTRFDSQLNKITLVISDDGQGIQPDLLEVNKNGVKKLFQENVTSKVSELQNSGYGCYIAYEMSRRCGWEIDAENLEKGCRFIITIKA, encoded by the coding sequence ATGAGTAAAGTAAAATTGCTGGAAAAATTTAAGGAATACCATTTCGAGTTCAGACACCTGACGGTGCTGTTTATTATTCTGTTTGCCTTTCAGCTTATTCTCTCGTTCATTAATAAATCCTCAATTAACGGATTTCTGTCGAATACACAGAAGTGGTATCAGAAGGATTCAGCCGAAAAACTGGCAAACCTCACTACTACATCTTTCGAACTGCTCCTGGAAAGCATCAACCCGAAGGAAAATCTGGACGAGGATGAAATCAGCAGGATAACACAGTCTTTCGACATTATATTCAGCCAGCAGGTCCTTCAGCATAATATTGAAGAAATCTGTGTTATAGTAAATAAGGGTAAGCAAGTCTATGCCATTGATGACGGGAAGGTGCTCTTCTCCTTCCTGTTTAAGAATTCAGACCCTCCGGCCTCAAAAATTTCACATAAAGAGGCAATTGCAATGTATGACAGTGCAAAAGAAGAACTGGTGTCAAAAGAACAGATCTACAGCACTGTAACCGATAAGCAGACTTTTAATACATTTGTCCCTTTTGTCCTGAGGGGTGAGGTAATAGGAGCACTGTATATAAAGAATACGCCCGACTTTTCACTTATTACAAACCAGATCATCTCGAGCTTTGATGAGACGTCTGTAATCTATCTTTCCCTTATTTTACTAGGACTTCTGGCAATGTACTTTATATCTTCTTACACAGTCAGGGAAAGGGATGAGGCGCAGAAACTCCTCTTTGAGGCGCACGAAACGAACCTTAAAAAACAGATTAACTACGAAAAAGAGCTCCTCTTCACAAAGAGGATATACCATACACACCATAAGGCCGAAAAGGTAATGGGATTTATTAAGGATGACCTCAGGCAGCTGAGCCCCGACAATACAAGCGATATCAAATACAGGGTCTCCAAGTACTCAAATTTTGTCTCCCGTGTTATCTATGACATGAAATGGTACGATCCCCCGGTGCAGACCATTAGAAACCAGCTCTTCCGGACAAAATTAAATGAGGTTGTAAGGTTTATTGTGGACAATATATTCCTCCGCACCTCCACGCGTTCAAATGCTTTCGACTTTAAGCTGGAGCTGGATGAGAATCTGCCCGTTATCGGGATAAATGAGTTCGTTGTCTGGGAAATACTTGAACCCTTAATGCAGAACTCGGTTGAGCACGGGGGAAGTGAATTTATAACAATTACAGTTACTACCCGGTTCGACAGCCAGTTAAATAAAATTACGCTTGTTATTTCCGATGATGGCCAGGGTATACAGCCCGACCTCCTGGAGGTAAACAAAAACGGTGTTAAAAAATTATTCCAGGAAAACGTTACCAGCAAAGTCTCCGAACTCCAGAACTCGGGCTACGGATGCTACATCGCTTACGAAATGTCAAGGCGCTGCGGCTGGGAAATAGACGCTGAAAACCTGGAAAAAGGGTGCAGGTTTATTATTACTATAAAGGCTTAA